The Equus caballus isolate H_3958 breed thoroughbred chromosome 22, TB-T2T, whole genome shotgun sequence genome window below encodes:
- the FLRT3 gene encoding leucine-rich repeat transmembrane protein FLRT3: MISPAWSIFLIWTKIGLFLQVAPLSVMAKSCPSVCRCDAGFIYCNDRFLTSIPTGIPEDATTLYLQNNQINNAGIPSDLKNLLKVERIYLYHNSLDEFPTNLPKYVKELHLQENNIRTITYDSLSKIPYLEELHLDDNSVSAVSIEEGAFRDSNYLRLLFLSRNHLSTIPWGLPRTIEELRLDDNRISTISSPSLQGLTSLKRLVLDGNLLNNHGLGDKVFFNLVNLTELSLVRNSLTAAPVNLPGTNLRKLYLQDNHINRVPPNAFSYLRQLYRLDMSNNNLSNLPQGIFDDLDNITQLILRNNPWYCGCKMKWVRDWLQSLPMKVNVRGLMCQAPEKVRGMAIKDLNAELFDCKDSAVVSTIQITTAIPNTVYPAQGQWPAPVTKQPDIKNPKLTKDQRTTGSPSRKTIIITVKSVTSDTIHISWKLVLPMTALRLSWLKLGHSPAFGSITETIVTGERSEYLVTALEPDSPYRVCMVPMETSNLYLFDETPVCIETETAPLRMYNPTTTLNREQEKEPYKNPNLPLAAIIGGAVALVTIALLALVCWYVHRNGSLFSRNCAYSKGRRRKDDYAEAGTKKDNSILEIRETSFQMLPISNEPISKEEFVIHTIFPPNGMNLYKNNHSESSSNRSYRDSGIPDSDHSHS; the protein is encoded by the coding sequence ATGATCAGCCCAGCCTGGAGCATCTTCCTCATCTGGACTAAAATTGGTCTGTTCCTTCAGGTGGCGCCTTTATCAGTTATGGCTAAATCCTGTCCATCTGTGTGCCGCTGTGATGCAGGTTTCATTTACTGTAATGATCGCTTTCTGACATCCATTCCAACAGGAATACCAGAGGATGCTACAACTCTCTACCTTCAGAACAACCAAATAAATAATGCTGGGATTCCGTCAGATTTGAAAAACTTGCTGAAAGTAGAAAGAATATACCTATACCACAACAGTTTAGATGAATTTCCTACCAACCTCCCGAAGTATGTAAAAGAGTTACATTTGCAAGAAAATAACATAAGGACTATCACTTATGATTCACTTTCAAAAATTCCCTATCTGGAAGAATTACATTTAGATGATAACTCCGTCTCTGCTGTTAGCATCGAAGAGGGGGCATTCCGAGACAGCAACTATCTCCGACTGCTTTTCCTATCCCGTAATCACCTTAGCACAATCCCCTGGGGTTTGCCCAGGACTATAGAAGAACTACGCCTTGATGATAATCGCATATCCACTATTTCATCACCATCTCTTCAAGGTCTCACTAGCCTAAAACGCCTCGTCTTGGATGGAAACCTTTTGAACAACCATGGTTTAGGTGATAAAGTTTTCTTTAACCTAGTAAACTTAACAGAACTGTCACTAGTGCGGAATTCTCTGACTGCTGCACCAGTAAACCTTCCAGGCACAAACCTAAGGAAGCTTTATCTTCAAGACAACCACATCAATCGGGTGCCCCCAAATGCCTTTTCTTATCTAAGGCAGCTGTATCGACTTGATATGTCCAATAATAACCTAAGTAATTTACCTCAGGGTATCTTTGATGATTTGGACAATATAACCCAACTGATTCTTCGCAACAATCCTTGGTACTGTGGGTGCAAGATGAAATGGGTACGTGACTGGTTACAGTCGCTACCTATGAAGGTTAATGTGCGTGGGCTCATGTGCCAAGCCCCAGAAAAAGTTCGGGGGATGGCTATCAAGGACCTCAATGCAGAACTGTTTGATTGTAAGGACAGTGCAGTTGTAAGCACCATTCAGATAACTACTGCAATACCCAACACAGTGTATCCTGCTCAAGGACAGTGGCCAGCTCCAGTGACCAAACAACCAGACATTAAGAACCCCAAGCTCACTAAAGATCAGCGAACCACAGGGAGTCCATCaagaaaaacaattataattaCTGTGAAATCTGTCACCTCTGACACAATTCATATCTCTTGGAAACTTGTCCTACCTATGACTGCTTTAAGACTCAGCTGGCTCAAACTGGGCCACAGCCCGGCATTTGGATCTATAACAGAAACAATCGTAACAGGGGAACGCAGTGAATACTTGGTCACAGCCCTGGAGCCTGATTCACCCTATCGAGTCTGCATGGTTCCCATGGAAACCAGTAACCTCTACCTATTTGATGAAACTCCTGTTTGTATTGAGACTGAAACTGCACCCCTTCGAATGTACAATCCTACAACTACCCTTAATCGAGAGCAAGAGAAAGAACCTTACAAAAACCCCAATTTACCGTTGGCTGCCATCATTGGTGGGGCTGTGGCCCTAGTGACCATTGCCCTTCTTGCTTTAGTGTGCTGGTATGTTCATAGGAATGGATCACTCTTCTCAAGGAACTGTGCATACAgcaaagggagaagaagaaaggatgaCTATGCGGAAGCTGGCACTAAGAAGGACAATTCTATCCTGGAAATCAGGGAGACTTCTTTTCAGATGTTACCAATAAGCAATGAACCAATCTCAAAGGAGGAATTTGTAATACACACCATATTTCCTCCTAATGGAATGAATCTGTACAAAAATAACCACAGTGAAAGCAGTAGTAACCGAAGCTACAGAGACAGTGGTATTCCAGACTCAGATCACTCACATTCATGA